One genomic region from Manis pentadactyla isolate mManPen7 chromosome 12, mManPen7.hap1, whole genome shotgun sequence encodes:
- the RPS15 gene encoding 40S ribosomal protein S15, giving the protein MAEVEQKKKRTFRKFTYRGVDLDQLLDMSYEQLMQLYSARQRRRLNRGLRRKQHSLLKRLRKAKKEAPPMEKPEVVKTHLRDMIILPEMVGSMVGVYNGKTFNQVEIKPEMIGHYLGEFSITYKPVKHGRPGIGATHSSRFIPLK; this is encoded by the exons ATG GCGGAAGTGGAACAGAAAAAGAAGCGCACCTTCCGCAAGTTCACCTACCGCGGCGTGGACCTAGACCAGCTGCTGGACATGTCCTA CGAGCAGCTCATGCAGCTGTACAGCGCGCGGCAGCGGCGCCGGCTGAACCGGGGCCTGCGGCGGAAGCAGCATTCGCTTCTGAAGCGCCTGCGCAAGGCCAAGAAGGAGGCACCGCCCATGGAGAAGCCCGAAGTGGTGAAGACGCACCTGCGGGACATGATCATCCTGCCGGAGATGGTGGGCAGCATGGTGGGCGTCTACAACGGCAAGACCTTCAACCAGGTGGAGATCAAG CCGGAGATGATCGGCCACTACCTGGGCGAGTTCTCCATCACCTACAAGCCTGTGAAGCACGGCCGGCCTGGCATCGGGGCCACCCACTCCTCGCGCTTCATCCCCCTCAAGTAG